The Triticum aestivum cultivar Chinese Spring chromosome 5A, IWGSC CS RefSeq v2.1, whole genome shotgun sequence genomic sequence ACAAAAGGAGCTCTGATCCAGTCACCAAATTTCACTGCCAACACCCACCGGATTGCGTGACAAGCGCTGATGTCCATGATACTGCGGCCTTCTGGGCATAAACCGTTTGCCTTGGCGGCACGAGTCGGCTTTCGTTTGCTTCTACACTGACAACTGCAACTAGCAAGTATACCATTATATATTGCGACAAAACTGCGGTGGGTGCTTCTCACTCGTCTGTAACCGGTCTCTTCTCCAGCAATGATGCCAAGAAAACAGAACACAGTTTCGTGAGAGGCGGGAGAGCATGAGATGATCCAGTGAATATAGTTTCCCAGGGTCTGTCTGATGGGATAAATGGGATATCTGAAACCTCTTTCTTCAGTTCCAGTTTTGGAAGTTCTCCATAAATAGAAGCATAACCGATTGGTGCTGAAACAACAGAGATGACCATGAGTACATTTTCTATCACTTCTAGTGCAGCAAGGAATAGGTCAAAATTGCTTTCACCAGGCACGATGTAAATGATATTCAGAAAGTCTCTTTGAGGTATGATGGCATTTAACAATCAAGTGCGCAGGTTAAGAAAGCAACAAAGTCGTACAACAAACTCACCAGGTTCATCGGCTTGAATGTTTTTCCGTGTGCTCTTGCTGATTTGCGGCTCCTCGTTCTTTAGGGGATCAAAGATAACATATTCATGTGAACCATTTACGTAAACCAGCAATGAAGCCTCTCCACCTCTTGTGCCGTCTGTGCTTGCATCGAAAGAGGGACCATCCTTCAAAAAAGCAATGCTACCTCCTTTTGCCTGAAAGAAATGAGAAGGTAATCAAAGCGTACGAATTAATACTCTCCCTGGTGAATTCCCCTTTTAAAAAAGTAGATATATTCAGTGGAGGAGAAACCAAACAACAAAACCAACAGAACCTAGACAACACACAATGAACTACCAGTGTGGTTAGAGCCTTAGAGGAACAAGACAGTGAATGGACCATTTAATGTTAACTCTAAACATAGCCCACTTGCTTGGTTTAACAAATAGAATGGGTTGGCCAAGTGCCAGCTCATCTCTCATAAGCCTAGTCGAAAAATTCTGTGATTACAAAGCTGCAACTTTTTAAAGTGGACAATAACAAAAAATTCACTTTCACAAAGTCTATATTGCACTTCAAAAGTAGTTGGTCATGAAATATAGCAAGTTATCTGAGCATACCTTCTTTACAGACCAGGAGGAAACCGGTTTTGAATTTTCTGCATCGAAAATCAGTATTATCCCATCTTGCTCTGCTGGTGCTCCTCCTTCAGGACAGCTTAGAAGAGAAAGAACCGCAAATTCACTCTTACTTGAAGAACAACATGCAGCTGTCAAAGCATAAACACTAACATTAGAACTAGATCAAATGTGCTTGCCTGAAAACATTTTGTTTTGTTGGTACAAGGAACCAGGCTAGAACAAGGGACCCCAACCCTAATTATAGTGTGGTGCTTTACTCCATATGATGAAAGTGTGTAACACAATTGGATCATGAACCACATCTATTAACAGTATTACACTGGAACTGGGCTACTTGAGTGATCATTTGGTAGCCCTTGAAGATAGCCAAATTTATCCGAATGGTCATACTGGGCTGAGTTATTAAATGAGTAAAAGTCGTGCAACCAGTAAAAGCTGGTGCAACAAGGTTGTGCCAGATCATTTGTGTGCCTCTAATTGGCATGGCTAAGCAGCTTGATGCTTCTACGGTTAAACCAATATTACTGATTCAGAACTCCACAACTGGGTTACCCAATGCTAGAAATAGAATGCATAGTGAAAAATGTAAAGCATTCATCGTGTGCTAGATGCTATTCCGCCTTCATGGAAATTTGCCGTCATAGTTTAATACCTTCTGCGAAAAGGGTGTAAGACCATTCCATGGAAAGATTTGACACATTCCACACAGCAACCTGTGGTTTTGAACTCTGAGATAGAGACATCAAATAAGCCGAATCCCCAGCGAAAGAAAGTTTTGTAATGGGCTGCAAATTTAAGAGGGAAAAAATCAAATCACCAGGGTCAATATAGTGGCAAAAGTACAACAGAAAGAACAATAAATACCGATAGTGCTTCTGCAATCACGCCAACAAGTGCATTATTATCAGGGTCCCACAGAGTAATGACGCTCTCAGCTGCAACCGCAAGAACAGATCCATCGCCTGAGAAGGCTGCGGCTGTCATAGGTTTCTTCCTACAAAATTAAGTTATTCAAAATATCATCTGCATCATTTAACAAGTCAATGGACAATAAATGAAATGATTGCTCTTTATATGTGTGATTAGACAGGTCATTAAGCAGTTACACTAAATATGCTTATAACTAGTCTTTATACAACTAAATGTAAACATGTATTGTTTAAAGGAAAATCATGGTCAACTCACTTGTATGAGCCAACTGATTGGCATCTCCAACCAGATTGACTTTTTCCGTCACTCGATTGTAAAGACAAACTTTGGACCCACACCTACAGGTCAAAATATACTCAGGATACGGAGAGAATCAAATAAGGCATCATCCACAAAGCTGATATGACATGCACACCTTGAAGTTGCCACCAAACGAAGAACTCACAGCCATGTTCTTTCCTGGATGGAAAGCAACGGCAGAAATCCCAGCATCACTGTTATGGAACATGTGAGTCAGAAAACATAGTATCACTATATATCTATCAGTGACCTAATAAGCATGTACACCAACCTGTGAGGCTCATAAATGACAGTGGACAGATGAAATTGTCCAGCACGAGACCCTTGGTTCCAAAATTTCAGTGTAACAAGGCCACCTAATTCTTCTTCAGGAAGCTTGACCTCCACAGTGCACATTAAATTGCCACCAATGGACAAGGAAACTAAAGAGATGTACAACTATATTAAGGGAAAAAAGAAAGGTGTCAAATTGTGAATACCAAACAGAGACTGACAAATTATGAATATCACATAATGGTTTATTACAGAGATCCCAATGAAAGAAATCTATAATACTCCctatgtaaacaaatataagacgttctacatcactattttagtgatctaaaatgCCTTAATATTTGTTTACAGAAAGAGTAGTAAATACGACACAGCAAGTATGTCAACCATGTTCAGAAGATTACAGCAAAATGACTTTGGTGCTTTGAAATATTATCACATAATAAGATACAACATAACCATTGAGAAGAAAATTCATTAAAAAGAAACATAGACTATAAAGAAGAGAACTTAAGTGGTTAAACAAAGGCAGGATAGGACAAAGGTATCACACCGTAAtatcgtcaacaggctgaaagttcCTCTCACACACTTGCACCTGAGCAGGTTAACAATACTGGGTCAATCTTACTAAAATGTTGCGCACAATAAATCTCTTAAGTTGATTGTCTTACCTCTGAAACCTCAGTGTTCTCAAACAAATTATAGAATTGTATGCAGTAATCTTGTGTTGGTATAGCAACAAGGCCATTAGTGGAATCAAATCCACACACATCTCGTCGACTCAAGTCCGCGGAAGCAATAGGTAGCTGAGGAGACAAACACAGAGGGTAAAACCATAAGGGGAGATAAACAGAGACAATATatatagagggtgcttggatacgttttagtcccatgactaaaagtagtgggactaaaacttgctagcctcacccatgcttggatccaaatactaaagagactaaaatcaagttattgagcatttattatcctccaaaccctccaatccagaactcgcatgtgttaaaggagaggaattaaatgaggagagagagggctaatacatattttagtaggtttcctatGGCTAAAaaattttagcctcaagactagtcctagcctctctttagtcaggggtgcttggaactttagcctctaaaagagactatttttagtcagactaaaaatagtcccttggatccaagcaccctcataGCCAATCAGCCATAAGTCTCAAGCATATTGAATAGTTGTCAGAACAAGGGTAACCAAAATCTGGCGATGTCATTTGCTGGCATAAACAATTAAAGGGCGGAACTGCAGATTTTGATGCACAAACCTTAATTCCAGCAACGGTTTTCAGGACCTCCATGTTAGGCATGTTTAAAAGATGAACTTGGTTATTTGTACATGACACCTGCAAATAACAAAAAATTGTAGCATGAAAAACTTGGCGTCTTGGCGACCCAATTCAGAATGGAATATGATGTCAATATCATTCTTATCAATCAACATCCTCATCCCAGCCCAGTTTACAAGTAAATACAGTCCATGTCTATATAACAGAGTGAAAGCTCGACAGATATACTTTATTCATTCAGTTCCAATCACATTGCTTGATCAGTTCCTAATATGAAGCTGTACAAGCCCAAATTCATGAATTGGCATCCTCTCTAAGTAAATATTACTGCACAAAGAGGCATCGATGAACCAACCTTCTAACGGTACTACTTCGAAATGTTATACTGCTGTGACAGCAACTACACATGATACTATCACAACATTTTCTCTTTGGGCTTTGACCATAAGATAGACCCATAATATATGTTCTGTGCGACTAAAACATTGTACCATGGGAAACTTCTTTCGAGAATTCAACGGTATAGTCTTTGTCATATATATAACCCACATTTAGTTGGTCTAATTTATGGTGAAAGTTCAATTTTGAAATGCTTGCACACCTTATTCatttgaatggagggagtacaaatttaGCAGCAACACGACAGGGAATAATGCATCCAAACTATAAAGCAGACGAGAAGTAGCAACCAAATGATACTATGAAAACATGCAGAATGACTACATGATAAGCATGTTCACATATTTCACGCCAGGTGTGCCTACTAGGAATCTGATGAtctcatttttttaaaacttcCGTTACTCGCAACCAAGAAGCAGAGCAAAGTTTAGGCATGTCTACACATCTGAAACAAACGAAACTTCTATTCACACAGGCATATAGGATTACGACAAGCCAGAATACCAGATTCACATAACTTCTTAAATCACAAAATAACTTCTCTGAGGAGAAATAGATTTCAGGTTCTTGTAAATACACTGAAATATCATACAGGAGGTAAGAGAAGTGATACTTACACAGGAAATGGAAGAGTCTGGAGAATCTACAAAGAACAGAAGAGGAGATCCTAGACGTGGCTTATACCTTCTCTTTCCAGTATCTAGTTGCCATACAACAATAACACCCTCCATACCACCTGTAAGATCAGAAGATGCTTGTCACTGAAGTTACAAGACTAGACATCAGGGTCAACATACAAGACTAAAATGTAGCACAAAAATGGCATCGATAAACAGTAAAAGCATCAGTAATCAAAACCTGAGAGCAAGTAAGCTCCATCGGAAGAAAATTTGAGAAAGTTCACTCCGCTAGAATGCCAGTGCCATGTAGTGCAAGTACCCGCATCATCTTTACCCCTTACACCATCCCTTTCTTCATCAACTTGAGACTTTGCACCATGTGTTCCAGAAAACTTGGCCTTTCCAAAACCTCTCCAGATTAAGATCCTCCCTGTTGCATCACCACCAGCAACGATTCTCTCACTTGGATGGAAGGCCAGGGTGCTCAACTTCTTTGTGTGACCAAGCTTTATTTTCCTTATATTGTCATGGTTGAAATCTTTCGTAGGTATGCTCCATATATAGAGATGTCTCTTATTTGCAATGCCCAAAAATTCTCCAGAACAACTCACGACAATCTTTTCTGGCTTCCGTGTCTGTTTGGATAAAAGAAAATAATGAGACGGTGAAGTTCTAAGCATAGAAAATGTCATAAATTCTCATCTGGACAATGGAATGGGCAAATCCGAAAACCTCACCTGAGCCAGTTCAGAACCCACTTGGCACCCTTTCCACAAGTCATAAATCCTCAGCTGCCCCCACAATTCCTTCTTTTTAGCAACTGGCTTGCCCTTTGCCTTATCTTGGATAGCCTTGTTGCTCAAAGCTTCCACAGAGACGAATGCGAAAGGAGCATACACCTCGGTCAATTTCAATTTTTTGCTTATGTTGGGAATCACCTGCACTCATCAGATAAGAAACATTATTAGCCCCGCCTACGGTATCTCGACTTCAAATCAACAGGCTCGGCATAAGACGATGGCTCGAGCGGCTCACCATGGAGTGGACTGGGGCGTCGACTTTGACCTTCCGCACCAGCTCGGCGGTGGCGAAGTCCCAGTAGATGAGGAAGCCGTCGAGCCCCGCCGTCCAGCAGTGGGTCGCGAGCTTGGCGGCCGCCGCGGCGCTGCTCTGCGGCGGCACCACCACGACGGCCGTGACGTCCCCCTCGTGCCCCTCCAGCTCCGACACCTGCAGCACGACAGACCCCAAAGGGGCGAGCCACATCAGCTTCAATCACGAGGCCACACGCGGCGGCGCGGATGGACAAGGTTCGCGCAGATGGTGAGGAACCGCGGTCGGGGGCTGCGCTTACCAGCATGCCGGTGGAGGTGCTGAAGACGGAGACGGAGCGGCCGGAGCAGACGAGGAGGAAGCGGCCGTCGGCGGAGAAGGCCGGCGGCGCCGAGACGTAGCTCTGGCCGCCGGTgatcatggcggcggcggcggcggcggcggccggtttAGCTAGGGTTCCGGGGCGGGCGAGGAAATGGGGGCGGGgcgcgagaggaggaggaggagggcggcgagacGGCGGGGAGAGGAGAGGTAGGGTTTTGGGGTTTGGGGACAAGCCGCAGAAGCAGGGCAAAGAGGGCTGTTTTTTGCGGGTTGACGGGTTTTGCACACCTTGTTGGGTCGGAAACCCGCTTCAAGTTTTGGGCCTTGGGTTTGTGCCGGTGGGCTCGGCCGTATTTACGCAAGCGTGGCGGTAGCCTTGTGGGCTGAACCATCGTGTCATCATGTGGGCCAGGCCGTATTCATATAAGCACTGCAAAATAGTCCAAGTTACAGACTGATATGTTTCTCAAACAAAAAAGTTACAGACTGATATATACAGATGGGCGGACATCCAGTGATACCACACCTTAAATGCTCCCATGATaccatttgaaaaaaagttcatgatacCACATCTTAAATGCTCccatgtttcaaaaaattctgaaaaaaatcatgaatGTTCACAAAGGAACGTGTTTGCACCCCTAAAAATTCCAGGTTCAAATTCGAAATGCAAATTGAGCAAAGACAAATCCAGATGTGAATAGTGTAAATTTTGCTTTTATCCTTTTTTTGTGACACTATTCATGCTAATGCTAGATCTG encodes the following:
- the LOC123102240 gene encoding WD repeat-containing protein 75 gives rise to the protein MITGGQSYVSAPPAFSADGRFLLVCSGRSVSVFSTSTGMLVSELEGHEGDVTAVVVVPPQSSAAAAAKLATHCWTAGLDGFLIYWDFATAELVRKVKVDAPVHSMVIPNISKKLKLTEVYAPFAFVSVEALSNKAIQDKAKGKPVAKKKELWGQLRIYDLWKGCQVGSELAQTRKPEKIVVSCSGEFLGIANKRHLYIWSIPTKDFNHDNIRKIKLGHTKKLSTLAFHPSERIVAGGDATGRILIWRGFGKAKFSGTHGAKSQVDEERDGVRGKDDAGTCTTWHWHSSGVNFLKFSSDGAYLLSGGMEGVIVVWQLDTGKRRYKPRLGSPLLFFVDSPDSSISCVSCTNNQVHLLNMPNMEVLKTVAGIKLPIASADLSRRDVCGFDSTNGLVAIPTQDYCIQFYNLFENTEVSEVQVCERNFQPVDDITLYISLVSLSIGGNLMCTVEVKLPEEELGGLVTLKFWNQGSRAGQFHLSTVIYEPHSDAGISAVAFHPGKNMAVSSSFGGNFKVWVQSLSLQSSDGKSQSGWRCQSVGSYKKKPMTAAAFSGDGSVLAVAAESVITLWDPDNNALVGVIAEALSPITKLSFAGDSAYLMSLSQSSKPQVAVWNVSNLSMEWSYTLFAEAACCSSSKSEFAVLSLLSCPEGGAPAEQDGIILIFDAENSKPVSSWSVKKAKGGSIAFLKDGPSFDASTDGTRGGEASLLVYVNGSHEYVIFDPLKNEEPQISKSTRKNIQADEPAPIGYASIYGELPKLELKKEVSDIPFIPSDRPWETIFTGSSHALPPLTKLCSVFLASLLEKRPVTDE